Proteins from a single region of Limosilactobacillus fermentum:
- a CDS encoding (deoxy)nucleoside triphosphate pyrophosphohydrolase produces MSKQIQVVGAAILNDQNQILATQRADARVLGQQWEFPGGKIKAGETPEQALTRELEEEFSVQAQVGPAVGPTFKHEYDFGTVNLTVYYVRLASEDLRLMAHGKVVWCEQTQLGKLDWAATDRQIAELIGQEDLTQLSI; encoded by the coding sequence ATGAGTAAACAGATTCAGGTGGTTGGGGCCGCCATTTTAAACGACCAAAATCAAATCTTGGCAACGCAGCGGGCCGACGCACGAGTTCTCGGTCAACAGTGGGAGTTTCCCGGCGGCAAAATCAAGGCTGGCGAAACACCCGAGCAAGCGCTGACCCGGGAGCTAGAGGAGGAGTTTTCGGTTCAAGCTCAAGTAGGCCCGGCAGTGGGGCCGACCTTTAAGCATGAGTATGACTTTGGGACCGTGAATCTAACGGTTTACTACGTGCGCTTAGCTAGCGAGGACTTACGGCTAATGGCGCACGGCAAGGTCGTTTGGTGTGAGCAGACCCAGTTAGGGAAGTTAGACTGGGCCGCCACGGATCGGCAAATCGCGGAATTGATCGGGCAAGAAGACTTGACCCAACTGTCTATTTAA
- a CDS encoding TetR/AcrR family transcriptional regulator produces MAEKEENRRVKYTKRVIKEALIELMANRQVGEISVKKLCEKADVNRSTFYAHYGNPMDVMWELEEEVFTDLQQSVANHGQCQDKRAALESIMQAVLEYVQERRQTFLVLFAQDNLGDFQDQLFVLTQGQKTHPKNMTQEQRDYQRRYVFYGNVAVIKRWLEKEDRESVEEMAKLIAKWMLG; encoded by the coding sequence ATGGCTGAAAAAGAAGAAAACCGCCGGGTCAAATACACCAAGCGGGTCATTAAAGAAGCCCTGATCGAGCTGATGGCCAATCGGCAGGTTGGCGAAATCTCGGTCAAAAAGCTGTGCGAGAAGGCCGACGTCAACCGGTCGACCTTTTACGCCCACTACGGCAACCCGATGGACGTGATGTGGGAACTAGAAGAAGAGGTCTTTACCGACCTGCAACAAAGCGTGGCTAACCACGGCCAGTGCCAAGACAAACGGGCCGCCCTGGAGTCGATCATGCAGGCGGTGCTGGAATACGTGCAAGAACGGCGCCAGACCTTTTTGGTACTGTTTGCCCAAGACAACCTGGGTGACTTTCAAGACCAGCTCTTCGTCTTGACCCAGGGCCAAAAGACCCACCCCAAGAACATGACCCAAGAACAGCGCGACTATCAACGCCGCTACGTCTTTTACGGTAACGTGGCCGTCATCAAGCGCTGGCTAGAAAAAGAGGACCGCGAGTCGGTCGAGGAGATGGCGAAACTGATTGCCAAGTGGATGTTGGGGTAG